One window from the genome of Desulfovibrio psychrotolerans encodes:
- a CDS encoding PaaI family thioesterase, whose protein sequence is MTFPSLHSFIENEFPFHTLLGLKVDHIDEECVRLFIPYKETLIGHAKRSMIHGGVISSLVDICGGFAVWTRCKPEDHIATITLSVDYLRPARAHDLYAEARVRLLGNKVGNAHVVVWSAGTREVHVAEGRGVYNIKRGA, encoded by the coding sequence ATGACCTTTCCCTCCCTGCACAGCTTTATTGAAAACGAATTTCCCTTCCATACGCTGCTCGGGCTGAAGGTGGACCACATTGACGAAGAATGCGTGCGCCTGTTCATTCCCTACAAGGAAACACTCATCGGCCACGCCAAACGCTCCATGATACACGGCGGGGTTATCTCCAGCCTTGTGGATATATGCGGCGGCTTTGCCGTGTGGACCCGCTGCAAGCCGGAAGACCACATAGCCACCATTACCCTGAGCGTGGACTACCTGCGCCCCGCCAGAGCGCACGATCTGTATGCCGAAGCACGGGTGCGGCTTTTGGGCAACAAGGTGGGCAACGCCCATGTGGTGGTGTGGTCCGCAGGCACCCGCGAGGTGCACGTGGCGGAAGGGCGCGGGGTTTACAATATCAAGCGGGGCGCATGA
- a CDS encoding GNAT family N-acetyltransferase, which translates to MLPIRPYHSADSTTVLNIWLAASREGHPFFNEEELSRQRELVQNHYLPVAEMWVYDHNGILGFIGMLQTTIGGLFVAPQHFRKGVGSALIRHVAALKGSLSVEVFSANPQAVAFYHRCGFREHQRAVNTDVLPHQELIIMRQS; encoded by the coding sequence ATGCTCCCAATCCGCCCGTACCACTCTGCTGACAGCACCACCGTTCTGAACATCTGGCTTGCCGCTTCCCGCGAGGGACACCCCTTTTTCAACGAGGAAGAACTGAGCCGCCAACGGGAGCTGGTGCAGAACCACTACCTGCCCGTGGCGGAAATGTGGGTATACGACCACAACGGCATTCTGGGCTTTATCGGCATGCTGCAAACCACCATAGGCGGTCTGTTTGTTGCGCCGCAGCACTTTCGCAAAGGCGTGGGGTCTGCACTTATCCGGCACGTTGCGGCACTCAAAGGCTCCCTTTCCGTGGAAGTATTCAGCGCCAACCCGCAGGCTGTTGCCTTTTACCACCGCTGCGGGTTCCGGGAACACCAACGCGCTGTGAATACAGACGTGCTGCCGCATCAGGAACTTATCATCATGCGCCAGAGCTAA
- a CDS encoding DUF6933 domain-containing protein, which yields MPNIACTQKLAVEFKDRYEPAAIPTDGLRGWHANLLTLKRRKCVLLTNEQTRFSIFFFGFRKPDFANFQNLFSERFANELKWLGIPNPQIAQARLQLGPFTFGKTYCRSTLGTMKERQLELEYLIERMPEGILTDQDYNYLSHQMNNAPTYTKFHNKYIWPAQEMASMTRI from the coding sequence ATGCCCAATATTGCCTGCACGCAAAAGCTCGCTGTCGAGTTCAAAGACAGATACGAGCCAGCCGCAATCCCGACTGACGGATTACGCGGATGGCACGCCAACCTTCTGACTTTGAAACGGCGTAAATGCGTTTTGCTCACAAATGAGCAAACGCGGTTCTCGATCTTCTTCTTTGGTTTCCGCAAACCTGACTTTGCGAACTTCCAAAACCTGTTTTCAGAACGCTTCGCCAACGAACTTAAATGGCTCGGAATTCCAAATCCACAAATTGCGCAAGCCAGACTTCAACTCGGCCCATTCACATTCGGAAAGACCTATTGCCGCAGCACTCTCGGAACCATGAAGGAAAGGCAACTGGAGCTTGAATATCTTATTGAACGCATGCCCGAAGGCATTTTAACCGATCAGGACTATAACTATCTCAGTCACCAGATGAACAACGCCCCCACCTATACGAAGTTCCACAACAAATATATATGGCCTGCTCAGGAAATGGCCAGCATGACTCGAATATAG
- a CDS encoding glycosyltransferase family 92 protein → MKDEDKNLREWVSYHLMIGFDKIFIFDNGSVNPVRDVLCDYVSTGVVVVHDLSGSGMQLTAYASFIKEFRALVRWCAFIDVDEFIVPIQDNDIKDVLDRYENFGGLGISWKMFGSCGHMKRPDGNVVDAYKCVIGLDFHIKTIARMKCVDHVASPHHFAYREGKFCVNEHGIPVFGAKSYHTSDIIQINHYYYKSQQDYEDKMARGFVTPVAGAVGYDLNCFYRQANVTGSVDNSITRFNPLLRRYERLGHVLAGDRLREQVEATESQILKKAQHVLMEQGGEAALAYLANVSRYHDSVMIRLAMVQILAGEGRREEVLAEAGRLLARFSGDVGVCEEVYRVLAFAYRALGLPAQAQSIEMMLAHA, encoded by the coding sequence GTGAAAGATGAGGATAAAAACCTGAGGGAGTGGGTTTCTTATCATTTAATGATAGGATTTGATAAGATATTCATATTTGATAACGGGAGTGTGAACCCTGTGCGGGACGTCCTGTGCGATTATGTTTCGACAGGTGTTGTGGTTGTTCATGATTTGTCAGGCAGTGGAATGCAGCTGACAGCATATGCGTCATTCATTAAAGAGTTCAGGGCGTTGGTGAGGTGGTGTGCGTTTATTGATGTTGATGAGTTTATTGTTCCGATTCAAGACAATGACATAAAAGATGTTCTGGATAGGTATGAAAATTTCGGTGGTTTGGGGATCAGCTGGAAAATGTTTGGTTCTTGTGGGCATATGAAAAGGCCGGATGGCAATGTTGTTGATGCTTATAAGTGTGTCATTGGTCTTGATTTTCATATAAAGACAATAGCAAGAATGAAGTGTGTAGATCATGTTGCATCACCACATCATTTTGCATACCGTGAAGGGAAGTTCTGCGTTAATGAACATGGGATTCCTGTTTTTGGTGCAAAATCATATCACACTTCAGATATCATTCAAATAAATCATTATTATTACAAGTCTCAGCAGGACTATGAAGACAAGATGGCCAGGGGGTTTGTAACTCCGGTTGCAGGGGCGGTAGGGTACGATTTGAATTGTTTCTATCGACAGGCAAATGTTACTGGCAGTGTTGATAATTCTATAACGCGGTTTAATCCCTTGCTCAGGCGGTACGAAAGGTTGGGCCATGTGCTTGCCGGTGACAGATTGCGAGAGCAGGTCGAAGCAACGGAGAGCCAGATTCTGAAGAAGGCGCAGCACGTGTTGATGGAGCAGGGGGGCGAGGCCGCTTTGGCCTATTTAGCTAATGTCTCTCGATATCATGACAGTGTTATGATTAGGCTTGCCATGGTGCAGATATTGGCCGGAGAGGGGAGGCGCGAAGAGGTGCTGGCAGAGGCTGGTAGGCTCTTGGCACGATTCTCCGGCGATGTCGGCGTGTGTGAAGAGGTGTATCGTGTGCTGGCATTTGCATATCGGGCGCTAGGGTTGCCTGCGCAGGCTCAGAGTATTGAAATGATGCTTGCCCATGCATGA
- a CDS encoding rhodanese-like domain-containing protein, giving the protein MFMKHRVQEIAPDALRRYMADRAERDYVLIDVRQPQEYEQEHLPGAVLISVSELEGKLGTLNPEQDHIFYCRSGARSMAAAMLAEDSRLLRGQVFSLQGGILAWGGGALADYPRVDVFSGIDSIRGMLLKALELEKAAHELYRQVRAVVKRDVMCDLMDTLIGVEIAHARVVYSYLGKYWNDGSQPIPPFETMFDALQGKVLEGGLTVDELQPWIRGAAQGDCLELADLALEVEMNAYDLYRTLARNAAQGDVPGFALGKDAEPVFLDLATQEKHHTRLIMSRIRAFEETGA; this is encoded by the coding sequence ATGTTCATGAAACACCGCGTGCAGGAAATAGCCCCCGATGCGTTGCGCCGCTACATGGCAGACCGCGCGGAGCGCGATTATGTGCTGATAGACGTGCGCCAGCCGCAGGAATACGAGCAGGAGCATCTGCCCGGAGCCGTGCTCATTTCTGTATCTGAACTGGAAGGCAAGCTGGGCACGCTTAACCCGGAGCAGGACCACATATTCTACTGCCGCAGCGGCGCACGGTCCATGGCTGCCGCCATGCTTGCGGAAGATAGCCGCCTGCTGCGCGGGCAGGTCTTTTCGCTGCAAGGCGGCATACTGGCATGGGGCGGCGGTGCGCTTGCAGATTACCCGCGCGTGGACGTGTTTTCCGGCATAGATTCCATACGCGGCATGCTGCTCAAGGCGCTGGAACTGGAAAAAGCCGCGCACGAACTGTACCGGCAGGTGCGTGCCGTGGTGAAGCGCGATGTCATGTGCGACCTTATGGATACCCTCATCGGCGTGGAGATCGCGCACGCCAGAGTGGTATACAGCTATCTGGGAAAATACTGGAACGATGGCTCGCAGCCCATTCCCCCTTTTGAGACCATGTTCGATGCCCTGCAAGGCAAGGTGCTGGAAGGCGGCCTGACAGTGGATGAACTGCAGCCGTGGATACGCGGTGCCGCGCAGGGCGACTGCCTTGAGCTGGCAGACCTTGCGCTGGAGGTGGAAATGAACGCCTACGACCTGTACCGTACGCTGGCGCGTAACGCGGCGCAGGGAGATGTGCCCGGTTTTGCGCTGGGCAAGGATGCGGAGCCCGTGTTTCTGGACCTTGCCACGCAGGAAAAGCACCATACCCGGCTTATCATGAGCCGCATACGCGCGTTTGAGGAAACAGGCGCGTGA
- a CDS encoding DUF362 domain-containing protein — protein MTQHNGPCAATGSAVQGAAAGIAVAITRCADYTPRTVDAAAGTALHAAGYAPAAGTRVLVKPNLLKAEPGGLCCTHPQVVRAACAYLLDCGCIVTVGDSPAFGSALSVARAIGLDDALAPLGVPIVTLDSAGAVRLPSGMDIGISRLALETDAVLSVPRVKAHCQMRLTCAVKNLFGCVAGVRKALAHTVHGDRGNAFRALLVEVAQALPPVAALADGITAMDRTGPSGGDAFALGMVAAASSPVAMDTAIYRMLGATPDDIPLWGELRQRNTAGAFDEHLIFPLLRPEDVNGTAFRLPQSLTPETFHPLRLLRSALIRGWRRVKG, from the coding sequence GTGACGCAGCATAACGGGCCTTGTGCCGCAACCGGCTCCGCTGTTCAAGGAGCTGCCGCAGGCATTGCCGTAGCCATTACCCGCTGTGCGGACTACACGCCCCGCACCGTGGATGCGGCGGCAGGCACCGCGTTGCACGCTGCCGGATACGCCCCCGCTGCCGGAACCCGCGTGCTGGTAAAGCCGAACCTGCTCAAGGCAGAGCCGGGCGGGCTGTGCTGCACGCATCCGCAGGTGGTGCGGGCAGCCTGCGCCTATCTTCTGGATTGCGGATGCATCGTTACCGTGGGCGATTCTCCTGCCTTCGGGTCCGCACTGTCCGTGGCCCGGGCCATAGGGCTGGATGATGCGCTTGCTCCGCTGGGCGTGCCCATTGTCACACTGGATTCCGCCGGAGCGGTGCGGTTGCCTTCCGGCATGGACATAGGCATCTCACGTCTGGCACTGGAGACAGATGCCGTGCTCAGCGTGCCGCGTGTGAAGGCGCACTGCCAGATGCGCCTGACCTGTGCGGTGAAGAATCTGTTCGGCTGCGTGGCTGGGGTGCGCAAGGCGTTGGCGCACACAGTGCACGGAGACAGGGGTAACGCTTTCCGCGCATTGCTGGTGGAGGTGGCGCAGGCATTGCCGCCCGTGGCGGCTCTGGCGGACGGCATAACCGCCATGGACCGTACGGGGCCTTCCGGCGGAGATGCCTTTGCACTGGGCATGGTGGCGGCTGCATCTTCACCCGTGGCGATGGATACGGCCATCTACCGCATGTTGGGGGCAACGCCGGATGACATTCCCCTGTGGGGCGAACTCAGGCAGCGCAACACGGCCGGAGCGTTTGATGAGCACCTCATCTTCCCCCTGCTTCGACCGGAAGACGTGAACGGCACGGCCTTTCGCCTGCCGCAGTCGCTCACGCCGGAAACCTTTCACCCGCTCCGCCTGCTGCGCAGTGCGCTGATCAGAGGGTGGCGGCGCGTGAAGGGGTAG
- a CDS encoding HD domain-containing phosphohydrolase → MDATEKILFVDDEPNILATFKRNLHRKYVVETATGGEEGLALIQSRGPFAVVVSDLKMPVMDGITFLEKVRAIHPDSVRVILSGQGDFDAAIDAVNRGAVFRFLTKPCPPETLLTVLREAFRQYRLITAEKELLRGTLLGSVKVLVDVLSLVSPEAFGRSERIRSVVAALGKRLNETNLWQLDVAAMLCQLGCVGLPEDLLGKVMRDEPLSAEEQQVYSMHPGIGASLLSNIPRMAGVAQIIARQMNDYTPETPMGARVLRVALDYDRLEQQGMNAHEAAQTLTQRNTAKQYDPAVLNALLNMMMEQEGGEVRAIRLEHLEAGMVLGRDLVNAEGTVLMLKGQTVSESGLVRLRALSDLLQVSSPIHVLYPRQRAV, encoded by the coding sequence ATGGACGCGACGGAAAAAATCCTCTTTGTGGACGACGAGCCGAATATTCTGGCCACCTTCAAGCGCAATCTCCACCGCAAGTATGTGGTGGAAACAGCCACAGGCGGAGAGGAGGGGCTTGCACTCATTCAAAGCCGCGGCCCGTTTGCCGTGGTGGTTTCCGACCTGAAGATGCCGGTCATGGACGGCATTACCTTTCTGGAAAAGGTGCGGGCCATCCATCCGGATTCCGTGCGGGTTATCCTGAGCGGACAGGGTGATTTTGATGCGGCCATAGACGCCGTGAACCGGGGGGCCGTGTTCCGCTTTCTCACCAAGCCCTGCCCGCCGGAGACCCTGCTCACGGTGCTGCGCGAGGCGTTTCGCCAGTACCGGCTCATAACGGCAGAAAAGGAGCTGCTCCGGGGCACCCTGCTGGGCAGCGTGAAGGTGCTGGTGGACGTGCTCTCGCTTGTCAGCCCGGAAGCCTTTGGCCGTAGCGAGCGCATACGCAGTGTGGTTGCGGCACTGGGCAAACGGCTGAACGAGACCAATCTGTGGCAGTTGGATGTGGCCGCCATGCTCTGCCAGCTTGGCTGCGTGGGACTGCCGGAAGATCTGCTGGGCAAGGTGATGCGCGATGAGCCGCTCTCTGCCGAAGAGCAGCAGGTATACAGCATGCATCCGGGCATAGGCGCGAGCCTGCTTTCCAATATCCCGCGCATGGCGGGCGTGGCTCAGATAATTGCCCGCCAGATGAACGACTATACGCCGGAGACGCCCATGGGGGCACGCGTGCTGCGGGTGGCGCTGGACTATGACCGGCTGGAACAGCAGGGCATGAACGCGCACGAGGCCGCCCAAACCCTTACTCAGCGCAATACGGCCAAACAGTACGACCCCGCCGTGCTCAACGCGCTGCTGAACATGATGATGGAACAGGAGGGGGGCGAGGTACGCGCCATCCGGCTGGAGCATCTGGAAGCGGGCATGGTGCTTGGCCGCGACCTTGTGAACGCGGAAGGCACGGTGCTCATGCTCAAGGGGCAGACCGTCTCGGAAAGCGGCCTTGTGCGTCTGCGCGCGCTCTCGGACCTTTTGCAGGTGAGCAGCCCCATTCACGTACTCTATCCACGCCAGCGGGCAGTATGA
- a CDS encoding DUF342 domain-containing protein produces MSQTNAASTPADTAPQCHPEPFCRFMELHGDPELPVLPGMLLGIATDLAPFTAGADSDSGTPAPPFYSVDLATREIRATTLGMMSMSGNKMEVVPLVSVSKNSLTVRTTVYATDFSGAAIPPIVYDRATRQLKVTLPVDLKSLAQTIATVRETGTPQEAVLCTGKPPRHGANGRLERLLKERDSVGAQKDSGTIDYRDRGAHPHVEEGTPVARYHPATKGVRGMDVFGNEIPARDGSDRPVRTGDNIREVPQEDGTTLYEATALGLVDVRGGSVGVSTVLHIKGDVDMTTGNIVVETGSVHVTGTIRSGFSVTVADHLIVNGLIESALVTCGGDVSVRGGIAMEGRNLIRARGNIIAAYAQDAVLEAEGDVIINGGIINSFITCKGSVLAERGKGLVMGGSIVASRGIDVLESGSELGTQTALTIALDLPELDALLREMDSSRSKLQRLEQWLGKGTPRTILLQTPEPDRRIVAEMIRVRARLEERVAEIQREVTRIKNLNNHALARTPVIIRKKAHQGTRVKIGDRAMSLHHPETAVRYQWSPEERQITTHSLI; encoded by the coding sequence ATGTCACAGACCAATGCCGCAAGCACGCCCGCAGATACAGCGCCCCAGTGCCATCCCGAACCGTTCTGCCGGTTCATGGAGCTCCATGGCGACCCGGAGCTTCCCGTCCTGCCCGGCATGCTGCTGGGCATTGCAACAGATCTGGCCCCTTTTACAGCGGGGGCAGATTCGGACAGCGGTACCCCTGCCCCGCCATTTTATTCCGTGGACCTTGCCACGCGTGAAATCCGCGCCACAACACTGGGCATGATGTCCATGAGCGGCAATAAGATGGAAGTGGTTCCGCTGGTGAGCGTAAGCAAAAATTCCCTGACCGTACGCACCACCGTGTACGCCACCGACTTCAGCGGCGCGGCTATTCCCCCCATTGTCTACGACAGGGCAACTCGCCAGCTCAAAGTTACGCTGCCGGTGGACCTGAAATCGCTTGCGCAGACCATTGCCACTGTGCGCGAAACAGGCACGCCGCAGGAAGCCGTGCTCTGCACGGGCAAGCCGCCCCGGCACGGTGCCAACGGCAGACTGGAACGCCTGCTCAAGGAACGCGATTCCGTGGGCGCGCAGAAGGATTCCGGCACCATAGATTACCGTGACCGGGGCGCGCATCCGCATGTGGAGGAAGGCACCCCCGTGGCGCGCTACCACCCCGCCACCAAAGGCGTGCGCGGCATGGACGTGTTCGGCAACGAGATTCCCGCCCGCGACGGTTCGGACCGCCCGGTCCGCACGGGGGACAACATCCGCGAGGTGCCGCAGGAAGACGGAACCACCCTGTACGAGGCAACGGCGCTGGGGCTGGTGGATGTGCGCGGCGGCAGCGTGGGCGTTTCCACAGTTCTGCACATCAAGGGCGATGTGGACATGACCACCGGGAACATTGTGGTGGAAACCGGCTCCGTGCATGTTACCGGCACCATCCGCAGCGGTTTTTCCGTAACCGTGGCAGATCATCTTATTGTCAACGGGCTCATAGAGAGCGCGCTTGTCACCTGCGGCGGCGACGTGAGCGTTCGCGGCGGCATAGCCATGGAGGGGCGCAACCTCATCCGCGCCCGTGGCAATATTATCGCCGCCTACGCGCAGGACGCCGTTCTGGAGGCGGAGGGCGATGTCATCATCAACGGCGGCATCATCAATTCCTTTATCACCTGCAAGGGCAGCGTGCTGGCGGAGCGCGGCAAGGGGCTGGTCATGGGCGGTTCCATTGTCGCCTCGCGCGGCATAGACGTGCTGGAATCCGGCTCGGAGCTGGGCACCCAGACAGCCCTGACCATTGCGCTGGACCTGCCGGAACTGGATGCCCTGCTGCGCGAGATGGATTCTTCACGCTCCAAACTGCAGCGGCTGGAACAGTGGCTCGGCAAGGGCACCCCCCGCACCATTCTGTTGCAGACACCGGAGCCGGACCGGCGCATCGTGGCGGAAATGATCCGCGTGCGTGCCCGGCTGGAGGAGCGCGTGGCAGAAATCCAGCGGGAGGTGACGCGCATAAAGAACCTGAACAACCACGCCCTTGCCCGCACGCCCGTCATCATCCGCAAAAAGGCACATCAGGGCACGCGCGTAAAGATAGGCGACAGAGCGATGAGCCTGCACCACCCCGAAACGGCGGTGCGCTACCAGTGGAGCCCGGAAGAACGGCAGATAACCACCCATTCCCTTATCTGA
- a CDS encoding CerR family C-terminal domain-containing protein has product MKSRFGEKLLNAARDMVDRCGHCSPPEKADAVGGMHTRQRILDAARSEFAKKGTTATVRDICRIARANIAAVNYHFGSKDGLLAAVLSSIMDETLRLYPMDGGVPRDAAPGERLYGFVFAFLCRILGTEKPDEAVLGQMLSEAFMRPLPQFEQYAEAHRIEVLRWLVPLLREISGCEPLADPEGETLAYPSSMLSPTNAEDRRFKLLARSIIAQILLYNSLRSRFLEARGGKRFLPDEIEEIARHITAFSLGGIHYLSEKQTCRDS; this is encoded by the coding sequence ATGAAGTCGAGGTTTGGCGAAAAGCTGCTCAATGCGGCACGTGATATGGTGGACCGCTGCGGTCACTGCTCTCCGCCGGAAAAGGCGGACGCGGTGGGCGGCATGCATACCCGGCAGCGCATTCTGGATGCTGCGCGGTCGGAGTTTGCAAAAAAAGGCACTACGGCCACCGTGCGCGATATCTGCCGCATAGCCCGTGCCAACATAGCGGCGGTGAACTATCATTTCGGCAGCAAGGACGGGCTGCTGGCGGCGGTGCTTTCGTCAATCATGGATGAAACGCTGCGCCTTTACCCTATGGACGGAGGTGTTCCGCGTGACGCCGCCCCCGGGGAGAGGCTCTACGGCTTTGTGTTCGCCTTTCTGTGCCGGATACTCGGCACGGAAAAGCCTGACGAGGCGGTGCTGGGCCAGATGCTTTCCGAAGCGTTCATGCGCCCGCTGCCGCAGTTTGAGCAGTATGCGGAAGCGCACAGGATAGAAGTGCTGCGCTGGCTGGTGCCCCTGCTGCGCGAAATTTCCGGCTGCGAACCGCTTGCGGACCCGGAAGGAGAGACGCTGGCGTACCCGTCGTCCATGCTTTCGCCTACGAACGCTGAAGACAGACGGTTCAAACTCCTGGCCCGGTCCATAATCGCCCAGATTCTTCTGTATAATTCCTTGCGCAGCCGATTCCTTGAGGCGCGGGGCGGGAAAAGGTTCTTACCCGACGAGATTGAGGAAATTGCAAGGCATATCACCGCGTTTTCCCTCGGCGGCATTCATTATCTTTCGGAGAAGCAGACATGCAGAGATTCATAG
- a CDS encoding efflux RND transporter periplasmic adaptor subunit has product MQRFIEHTLIIPLLLILVMVSVFLLSGCGDSSAGVSGGTQVQMAERVNAETSPAQTQTPEGQPAITPPAATDAQSLVANAKPAAAASERSQYIVNVKVETVTPAPLRDVLVLPGETEALSDVSLASERAGVVEWVGVTEGQTVRAGQQIIRINLNALEAVRDRAKANLTLAEDQLRRRRDLYERKVLSREELEQAETERTVAQATLREAEVNYSHGITTSTTNGVVNKVYVDPGEYIAEGATVADIVNVDTLRVNFNVPEADVRFLSEGSKAVVRLDTYPGREWEGTVDFVAWKADTATRTFRVRLVVNNRDGAIRPGMIARGAFVRRSVADALTAPLFSVLDKGGERVVFVERNGVAEARTVELGVIDGDRVEVRKGLDAGDRLIVVGHTEVEDGTKVNVR; this is encoded by the coding sequence ATGCAGAGATTCATAGAACATACCCTTATCATTCCGCTTTTGCTGATTCTGGTCATGGTTTCGGTTTTCCTCCTTTCCGGTTGCGGCGACTCTTCCGCCGGAGTGTCTGGCGGAACGCAGGTGCAGATGGCGGAGCGCGTGAACGCAGAGACATCTCCGGCTCAGACGCAAACGCCGGAGGGGCAGCCTGCCATAACCCCTCCCGCCGCAACGGACGCACAGTCCCTGGTGGCCAACGCGAAGCCGGCTGCGGCTGCTTCTGAACGTTCCCAGTACATTGTGAACGTGAAGGTGGAGACCGTAACCCCCGCGCCCCTGCGCGATGTGCTGGTGCTGCCCGGAGAGACGGAAGCCCTGAGCGATGTGAGCCTTGCCTCCGAACGCGCCGGCGTGGTGGAATGGGTTGGTGTGACAGAAGGGCAGACGGTACGAGCCGGGCAGCAGATTATTCGTATTAATCTGAACGCGTTGGAAGCGGTCCGCGACAGGGCCAAGGCTAACCTGACGCTGGCGGAAGATCAGCTTCGCCGCAGGCGCGACCTGTACGAACGCAAGGTGCTCTCGCGCGAGGAGCTGGAGCAGGCAGAGACGGAGCGCACCGTGGCGCAGGCCACTCTGCGCGAGGCAGAGGTAAACTACAGCCACGGCATTACCACGTCCACCACCAACGGCGTGGTCAACAAGGTGTATGTGGACCCCGGCGAGTACATTGCGGAAGGGGCCACGGTGGCCGATATTGTGAACGTGGACACCCTGCGGGTGAATTTTAACGTGCCTGAAGCGGATGTGCGGTTCCTGTCAGAAGGCAGCAAGGCGGTTGTGCGTCTGGACACCTACCCCGGCAGGGAGTGGGAAGGCACCGTGGATTTTGTGGCCTGGAAGGCAGATACCGCCACGCGCACCTTCCGGGTGCGGCTGGTGGTGAATAACCGTGACGGAGCCATCCGGCCCGGTATGATAGCCCGGGGCGCCTTTGTGCGCCGGTCTGTGGCCGATGCGCTTACCGCGCCCCTGTTCAGCGTGCTGGATAAGGGCGGCGAACGGGTGGTCTTTGTGGAGCGCAACGGCGTGGCAGAGGCACGTACCGTGGAGCTTGGCGTCATAGACGGCGATCGGGTGGAGGTGCGCAAGGGCCTTGACGCGGGTGACAGGCTCATCGTGGTGGGCCACACCGAGGTGGAAGACGGAACAAAGGTGAATGTGCGATGA